The genomic region tatgttttctttttgccaaaCAATAGACTTTTGAAGAGAGAAGGATGTCGCTTCAGAAGTTTAAATGCAGCATGGGTCTTAAAAAGCAGCTCATTGCATGGGGAAAGTCTGAGTGGAATTAAACAAGGTTATGCATGCTGTAATGTTAAATTCCCAATCCTGTAGAAAAATTTGCCTTCTCCACCACCTTCTTGAATGCACACTTGACCTCTTTGTTTCTCAGGCTATAGACCACAGGATTCAGCATGGGGATGACCATAGAATAGAACACGGAAGCCATTTTGTCTGTGTCCATGGAATGGCTGGAACTGGGCTGTAAATACATAAAGATGACTGTCCCGTAGAAGATGGAGACTGTAGTGAGGTGGGAAGCACAGGTGGACAAAGCCTTTTGGTGCCCCTGAGCTGACTGCATCTTCAAGATGGATATAAATATGAATAGGTAGGAAAGCAATATAACCAGAAGAGCAAAAAGGGCATTAAAGCTTGACATAAAAACAAGAACCAGTTCACTAACGTGTTTATCAAAGCAAGAGAGAGCCATGACAGCTGGAACATCACAGAAAAAGTGATGGATCAGATTGGCCTTACATAAAGACAGACTGAATATGTCCCCAACATGGAAAGAGGCATTCAGAAAACCACAGATGTAGGAGCCTATAGCTAGAGAAGCACACACACCTGTGGTCAAGGTGGTGGTATAATGGAGGGGTCTGCACACTGCTgcatagcggtcataggccattgAAGCCAACAGGTAACTCTCCACAGtggcaaatgctacaaaaaaGAACATCTGAGCAGCACATGCATTGTAGGAGATGACCTTGTCTTCCATAAGTAATCCAGCCATGACCTTGGGAGTGACAGCTGTAGAGTAACAAAGATCCACCAGAGACAGGTTACTGAGGAAAAAGTACATGGGAGTGTGCAGACGAGAGTCCAAGAGAATCAGCGCCATCATCCCCAGGTTCCCAACCACATTGATGAGGTAGATGAGGGTGAACATGATAAAAAGGGGGATCAGCAGTTCTGGGTCACTGGTTAGTCCCACCAGGATGAATTGTGTCTCTTCTGTCCTGTTATCCATCAATGTGATCAGGGAATTATGAGATGTCctgttaaagagaaataaaggagaaaacaaaaagaaattctaatgACATTGAAATGTATAAATACCACGtgcattatttcattaataatttgtACTTCAGAATGATTCTGGTCTAATGTTAAGggatttacatataaatatgtgtgttagagtgtgtgtgtgtgtgtgtgtgtgtacaatggatagtattattttaattttaccattGAAGGAATTAGGGATTTGAGGAATTATGTGATATTTTACAATGATATCACTAGTATGAAAAAGATTCAAGTTTGAAACTCAGTTTTGACCTAACCAGAATCTGTGCACTTTTAACTCCTTCACTTGGAATATTTAAAGGTGGCAATAACAATAAGGATGAGATTAAGGAGAAAAGGTTACACTGCAGTTTGATCTTACTAAATCACTCAATTCCCTTTGTAGCTTAAAGAAGAGTCACTTCACACTTTCTTTCACCTCCAATGAGCCAATGAGAGACCTTCTGATagtgaacaaaatgaaattacCATATACTCAAGTAGAGCATCaactatcttatttttttaagggaagccACAGGGTATTTTATAAGTATCATTAAATCCCCTGCTAATGGAATTTTGAATTTATACTCCAGCTTCAACttactattttagaaaaaatgtttcaaaacatcAATTTCTCTGCTCAAACAACTCATAGCATGTTTAGCTTTCATACTCCTTTTGTGTGAATTACACTTTTCACTAATAATGTATATGGAATATAGTGGCTTACCTTGCTCCTTGAAGAGAAGAGACAGTCAGTCCTCAATAGTGAGTGTGAAATTCATGAGAAAATCATCCAAGAAATAACCCACACAAACTGTAGAGAAGCTATATGTTCGGTAGTGGTCAAAAGTTTCCAAGTTCTCCAAGGcagcaaaaaatgaactaaaacacACCAACAAGGACCCAGGAACCTGGGCTCAGATTCTGAATCTACCATTGATTCATGCTGTGCCCTTGGAGAAGTCACTTACCttctccttatttgtaaaataaacataGTAAAAATACTTCTCCCACATATTTTACAGAATTGTGTCTGTAAATAGCAAATAAGGGAAGGTCTATAAAATAACTCAGTAAGgggttaccattttttttttcaacgttttttatttttgggacagagagagacagagcatgaacgggggaggggcagagagagagggagacacagaatcagaaacaggctccaggctccgagccatcagcccagagcctgacgcggggctcgaactcacggaccgcgagatcgtgacctggctgaagtcggacgcttaaccgactgcgccacccaggcgccccaaggggttACCATTTTAAAGCCACTCAATACAACTTTTTGTCTTGAGGTGCGTTCCTTGGTCATGGTTGCAGGCTGACAGCAACTCTTCAGGGAAGGAGAAGGCCTGAGGGCAATGATGCCCACTGACATTCAGATGAATGTAGGATGATCATGGAGCCCAGTGTGCAATCTGATCTCTCTAGAATGATGCTATGTGGACTGTTGTTGCTATTTCAGAGGCTGATATAAGGGCACCAAAAATGAGTTATTAAGATATGGGGCTCAGGGGAAGCTCTTTCAAGAGCATCTATGGCTCTTCATCCCACCTTCCTACGGAAGAAGCAATTAAGCTACCTACGGGGACCTCGCTACATGTATTGAGTGGGTATGCACAGTTGTCATtacttggtatttcttttttcccctgaatgTATGATTTAGCTATTTTCAGCCTACAATGGGTCATATGGGGACATTCCACACCATCTTTGAAGACTTTCTGTAactctaaaaaaattatacattcaaATAATTAGATTTCAACAAGAGAAACATccctataaagaaaaaaagtgagtcTTGTAATAGGCTACACTGTCCCACAAGTAGTAGCATgacatttctgtacattgaagaaaaattttacaaatatggaGATGTTGCAGCCTGTAATTAGACAGAGACCAAAAAATGGAGCCATGAGTGCACATTCCCAGAGGTAGCTTCGGTATAGAATGGGGCTCCCTGCGGGGCAAATTAAATGCATAAATGTTGCGCATTACTTTGGGACTTTGAAAGTACGTTATGTTTATTACTGACAGTTATTTTCTGGTTTATCTTCTATAAGGATATTTTGAACGATTTCAGTTAGGTGTATGTTCCAGAGTGCATGAagtaattttccaaattaaatcATATAGCAAATTTTATATAATCTCCTCTTAATGTATTTCTGTAATTTACTAAATAGCATTTATCTTGTGCTTCCTTGACACCTTGCAAGCCATACTTCtgagtaaaaattataaaatggtttgaggtcacacagctgttgAGACTTCCAGGCGATCATGCCAAAAGTGACGGCTGCAAGCACTGAGTGAGAACgtagatgaaaatatttcagcaaCGTGGAAAATAAGCTATAATACAGGAAATGCTCTAGGAGCATATCTAGACAGTTGCTACAGAGAATTCCCAAAGACTCAAGGACCTAACATATGGTCCAAATGGActcaatttattcatttgttagataattatttattgagaatctacgAGTCACATACTCATTTTGGTATTGGTGATCGTGTGGTAAATACAACGGATAAAGTCACTGTTCTTATGGAGTTAGGTTCTAGTTAGGAGAGATAGTTCACAAAGTAAAAGGCCGATAACTATACAACAGGCAAGTGTTTGTAAGGGTGACAAAGAATAATGCAGGGTGAGAAGTTGGTGTATGCGGGAAGGAGAAAGTGACGAATTTTTAAAGGTAGGCAGAGAAGGCCTCTAAGATTAAGGAGACCCTGAATGGACTAAGAGAAGATTTCTTTcagaaggaacagcaagtacaaagacCCTGAGGTGGAAGTGTATTTGAGTTGTCCAGAAATACCAAGGAAATCACTGTGGATGAAGTGAGGGAGAAGTCTGGGAGAGGGACAAGAGATGACCTAACAACACTGCAGTatgaaaaataggaaacattagccatttcaaagcatttttagaCAGAAAAGTGTGCATTCTTGAtagtctctgttcatttttttagcATTATGAGAGTTTGAGGTTACATGTGAATAAcggaaaatgtgtttatttccctccattttttgtgtgtgtggtctagatcttttgtccttttaaaaagtgtaatgtGAATATGTTGACTCTACAGAATGACTCAGTCAAGACAGAAATAtaactctttttattcttttaaaattgttaacatttttatttgtttttgagaggcagagagagacagagcatgggcagaggaggggcagagagagagggagacacagaatccgaagcaggctcccggctctgagctgtcagcacagaacctgacgcagggctcaaacccatcaactgtgagatcatgacccgagctgaagttggacatttaactgactgagccacccaggcgccccaatacgaCTCCATTTAAATGCAATATCTATGTGTCTTTCAATCAAATGTGccaacaaagaaaatacatctaTTTAGAATTACTTACTTTTTCTTCAGTTAAGATTTTACAACAGGAattcagcaaaagaaacaaatattattagacacaaatttatattctaacccccaaattatttaaaatcattttattcaaAACCACTGACACTTCGTTTACCTCTGCCAAATTTACCACTGTCAGTGTATATGTCCTCAGAGTCATAgaggatgtgtgtatgtgtctctgcTCATAGACTCGTTTTTCCCACTGAtttacatgtatgtgtacacagGCACGTGGTAAAGAAAATGCATGTGGAACAAGCGAATAAAACAAAAGCCATTAGTAAGTGTTTTGAGAAGCAGGACCCCTGGCTTTTCATGGCTTTTTTTGAGCCATACTAGTTCAAGTATTATATTttagacatattttatttttacaagacAGCAGACTTTTCAAGTGTTAGGGATATAACTTGAGGAATTAAATGCAGGGtaagtcttaaaaatatgaatgggATAAACCGAGAGAAATGAAACTAGATTATTGTgcataatataatattaaaatcccAGTATGAGAGatgattttgccttttccaaaactTTCTTGAAAGCATTCTTGACCTCTttgttcctcaggctgtagaCCACAGGGTTCAGCATGGGGATGAGCACAGTGTAGAACACGGATGCCATTTTGTCTGTGTCCATGGGATGGCCGGAACTGGGCTGTAAATACATAAAGATGACTGTCCCGTAAAAGATGGAGACTGTAGTGAGGTGGGAAGCCCAGGTGGACAAAGCCTTTTGGTGCCCCTGAGCTGACTGCATCTTCAAGCTGGTTATAAATATGAATAGGTAGGATAGGATTATAACGAGAAGAGCAAAAAGACATTAAAGCTTGACACATACACAAGAACGACCTTACTAATGTGTTTACAAAAGCAAGAGAGAGCCATGACTGCTGGAATATCACAGGAAAAAGTGATGGACCACATTGGACTTACAGAAAGAAAGACTGAACGTATTCCCAACCTGAATGGATGCattcaggagactacagatgtaGCAACCCATGGCCAGAAGAGCACACACGCTCATCGTCATGGTGGTGGTGGGATGGAGGGGCTTCACACTGCTGCATAGAGGTCACGGGCCGCTGAGGATAAGAGATAACGTTCCACAGTTGCAAAAGCTGCAGAAGAGAATGTTTGAGCAGCACACGCATTATAGGAGATGACCTGGTCTCCTATAAGGAATCCAGCCATGACCCTGGGAGTGACAGCTGTAGAGTAACCAAAGTCCACCAGAGACAGGTTACTGAGGAAAAAGTACATGAGACAGTGGCAATGGGAGTCCAGTAGGATCAGTATGATCATCCCCAGGTTCCCCCAAACACTGATGAAGTAAATGAGGGGTGAACACAATAAAAAGTGGAATCTGAAGTTTTGGAGTATTGGTCAGATCCATCAGGATGAAATCTGTCACTTCTGTATTAGTGTCCATGGGAATTACTAAATTCTTTGTagtaatgagaaagaaaggaatatttgGTAAACAGAAGATAGAtagcactggggcgcctgggtggctcagtcagttaagcgtccgacttcagctcaggtcacgatctcgcggtccgtgagttcgagccccgcgtcgggctctgggctgatggctcagagcctggagcctgcttccgattctgtgtctccctctctctctgtccctcccccgttcatgctctgcctctctctgtctcaaaaataaataaacgttaaaaaaaaaagtagcttcaTAAGAAAATAGATGGCactgaaatttatatatttatttgtttattcataagtatgtttatttatttgagagaggcagaaacagcacaagcagggaaagaggcagagagacaaggaaagagaatcccaagcaggctctaagctgccagcacagagccctacacagggctcaaactcagagaactgtgagagcatgacctgagctgaaaccaagtcagatgcttaaccaactgagccacccggcccccctgcactgaaatttaaatatataaatacaccaTTTATTTCACCACTTAATTATGGTAATAATTTATTCTTCGTGATTCTCTGATATAAAGCATAGATTTGAACAAAAAACTTAGGACTTAGATAAATGATCTATATGGTTACATACTGTTGAAGCCAAAAGATCCTTACAAGTCCCATAGCCAACTTCTTACTTGTGCAAATGCACAAAGAGAGGCGCAGAAAGAGGTTAtgatttatccaaggtcacatatTTGCTGTACCAACATTTCCTAAGTCAGATTTCCTGAGTTTATTGACAGCTAACGTTTATACAGTGCTCACATCAAGTACACGCTTATGTCTAATGTTGAAATATGCTTAATCCTCTCAACAAACCCACAAATGACTAAGTGTTTGTGCAAGTCTACATCAGTATCAACCAATAGAGTCAAGCCTTGGACCCAGGCAAAGTGATTTCCTAGACCCAGGCTCTTAACTGAAgtttaattgaatttattttaactgagttcacatttattcattgtgTCCATTAGGCCAAACTCAGTACTTGTAGGTGTTCAGTAGAATAGCTATGTATATACAAACTAGATGTACTGGGATAACAGCACAACTACAGTAGAGGCATGTAGGAATTCcagttcaattcaattctgaaGAAGGTATGGCATTGGGTGTTAGAGCTTGGGCTCTGAGAAGAGGTTCATAAGCATTCAGAAAGCAGCCCTACCATTTTCAACCAAGGAGACATTGGTCCTAACATAACTTCcttgagcctcattttctttataaaatgaagatggtggggcacctgcatggttcagttggttaagcctccagctcttgatctcagctcaggtcttgatctcaggatggtGAGTGCAAGCCACGCTGGGCGTGgagtccctttaaaaaaaaaataaatatggtaatGGGATGATTCAAAAGGGATTTTTTACAAAATCTAAATGaggtaattcatttttaaaaagcacaatgtGGGCATTCATCACAATCCTGATGAATTACTACATTATTATTAGGATGGAACGATGGTCTCCATGTTGGTTAAGgacaggtgggggtgggatgcAGGGCTTCAAGATGTGGAGGCAGTATGAAGTCTGGCAGCCTCCAGCCTCTTGTACAGTCACAGAGATGGAGAGCTGAAGAGTCATGGACCAGGAATTTCATTCTAGTCTGCAGATCTGTTATGTGGTCAGctccatggttttgctttttaatttttaatttgaccTTGGAGCTTTTGGTAGCATGTCCATTCTCTGGTAACTACttttctctatctcctctctACCTTCTATTTCCTCCTGGCCATTTTGCAACTTCACTTTACATTCCTGTCCCTAAAGGCACTTGTGTGTTTATAAATTTCTAACATACATGATAATATAACCTACAACTTTTAAAGCAAATAGAATGTGCTGCATTCTATGACCACTAATAAGGGAATGACATATTCAGATATAGATATGTTTCACTTTAATCTTCATGATAACATTAAACGTCAGTCGGCACTagtatccctattttacaaataagaaaagaggATTTGAGAAGTTACTTCCTAAAATTACGTGTCTAAGAGGAAGCAGCTCTGAGAATCAAATGTATCTATGATCTATTTTACAACATACGCACTGAATGACTGCTCTGTCGACTTTTCTAGACGTCAGGAAAAGGGTGAGCTTCGGGGGTAAAGAATATTAAAGTGGAGTACAGATCTAAATAATCTCATGAAGATCCGTCTGGCATCTAAAGAACTGTCCAATCAAACTTTGCTTGTGAACCTCCCCTACAATGacaggaaaagatagaaaatgggAGGAAATTACCTCCTGCTCAATCAGAGCATCATCCACCTTCCGTCTTTGCCCATCCTCTTTAGGAACATAACAACGTTTCATAAGTGCCACTGAGCTTCCTACTAACGCAAGTGGTCTTTAATTGGACATAAAGTCCCAAGCGTTTCAGAAAATATGTTCATGGCCTTCTATTTTGAGCTCAAATAACTCATAACATCAGCTTCACTACTACTTTTACATGCATTACACTTCTCACTAAAAATGTGTGTGAAATACAAAAGGTTACTTACCTGGTCCTTGAAAACAGGCGATGGAAATCCTGAATGTTTAGTCATTGATCTGAAACTCTGCAGGGGAAGAATGTAGCAATCCCATCAACAAAGCTCCCTCCAGGAAGCTAATCAAAAGGTGCCCTTAGAGTTGTCCCTTACCTGATGTCaaacttaatttctttatttgtgaaaTAGAGTGTTATTAACACATGGGCATGATTCGCAGGACTGTGGCTgtgaatagcaaataaaaaggcTATAAAACAACTCAGTAAAGGGTTATCGCTTGGACTGCATTCAATACAATTTTCATGCTAGGGGTTTTCCTGACGATGGTTGCAGACTCACAGAAATTCCACAATTTGGGGGAAGATCAGCATGTGTACTAACAACCATTCGCATTCACACGAGTAAATAAATTACCCAGATGCCTTGGTATATAGTCTGTTCCTTTCAAAATGATGTCAGGCAGAAGAACCATGTTGGGATTCTAAAAGATAATAATGAATAAGAACCAGAAACCTGGAGATCTCAGGGGAACAGGCCCTTGTGAGGGCAGCTCTAGGACTTTCTCCTACTATTTAAGGGAGAGGCAATTAACCATCTGTGAATACCTAGCTTAATGTGTTGAGTGAACACACAgatgcatttacatttttttttttttgccatttcttccTCGTTTTCAGTTTAGGCATAATTCACTTACAgcaaatttcatgtatttttgtgtatagtcCTGAAAGTTGGTTAAATGCGTATGATCGTGAGCCaccaacacaataaaaataaagactagtACCGTCTGTCCTCGAAGGTCCCTGTGTTCCTTTGTGGTGAAGCCCTCCTGCCACCCTCAGATCCTGAAACTGATTTTGTTCTTGAGACTTTTCCTCTGGaagaaatgtcatataaatgagGTCGTACACTATCTAATTTGTTgagtctggcttgtttcactcagcataaggTGTATATGAGATTCTTCCATTTCTTGCACGTATCAgtggtttgttcctttttattgtcgaGTAGTATTCTATTATGTGGACATAACCACACCGTCTATTTCTAGATTGTATTGATTACAGTTAGATCAGCTATAAACATTTGCATACAGAACTGTTGTATAAACATAGGTTTGAGTAAATACCTTGAAGTGAGATGGTTAGCAGATATGGTAGATTTATGTTTAACCTtatcagacattgccaaatgattttttaaagtttatttttatttttgacagagagagaaagtgggggggggcggagggagagcacacaagtggcggaggggcagagagcgaaagagagagacagagaatctgaagcagggtccaggctctgagcagtcagcacaaagtctagcatggggctcaagcccatgaaccatgagatcatgcctgagcagaactcagacacttaatctgctgagccacccaggcgcccagctgAACAATTTTTTTGAGTAATGCgccattttgtatttccattggTAGTCCATGAtaatctcaatttcctcatgtcATTGCCAAACCTTAGTACTGTCTACCCCAGGGTAGAGTATTGCTGACAGAACAAAGAGCCTGAATGAAAATTCTAAGGCTGTGAGAAATTATGTTGGTTATGGAGCAAGAGAAGTCCATTAGCCTCACAACAGCATGTGGCAGAACTATTGCAGAAGGGAAAATCACAGCTGCCAAGAGCTGTGATACTGTTTGGGGAAAATAAGGGACAAgtcaaacattaaaaagggaTATTCAGGAAATGATACAGGGGCTTTGTAAAGCTCTGACATATTTCTGGGTATGCACATGTAGTATGCAGGTAAAAACAGAGCTGATGCCAGTTACTTATTCCTGGCTGATCTTATGGTTCCCCgccaagaagaaatcaaaaaccaGGGAAGATTTGTCAACTGCCCAAACTTTGAATAAATTACCCAAACCATTCCCAGAACCTTCCTTCAAAATGGGTCTAAGAAAAACTTCCGCTGACCACTGATACAGTGGCTACCCTTAAGAGCACAGGCTTATAAATAAGAACAAGGGTTGAAAAGATTGGGCTGAAACTTCAAAGGCTACACACAGAAGGGAAACAGACTCTAAAATCAGTGTAG from Panthera uncia isolate 11264 chromosome D1, Puncia_PCG_1.0, whole genome shotgun sequence harbors:
- the LOC125933330 gene encoding olfactory receptor 5B2-like is translated as MDNRTEETQFILVGLTSDPELLIPLFIMFTLIYLINVVGNLGMMALILLDSRLHTPMYFFLSNLSLVDLCYSTAVTPKVMAGLLMEDKVISYNACAAQMFFFVAFATVESYLLASMAYDRYAAVCRPLHYTTTLTTGVCASLAIGSYICGFLNASFHVGDIFSLSLCKANLIHHFFCDVPAVMALSCFDKHVSELVLVFMSSFNALFALLVILLSYLFIFISILKMQSAQGHQKALSTCASHLTTVSIFYGTVIFMYLQPSSSHSMDTDKMASVFYSMVIPMLNPVVYSLRNKEVKCAFKKVVEKANFSTGLGI